In Tachysurus vachellii isolate PV-2020 chromosome 7, HZAU_Pvac_v1, whole genome shotgun sequence, the DNA window CTATTCACAAGATGGAGCAATCTGGATCAGAGTGTGTACAACATCAATGGTGTATCTCCAGAAATCATGGATCTTATAATCCACTACATGTACACGCAGGACATTCAAGTCACCACTGATGAAGTGGAGACTCTCTTGGCCACGGCCAATTACCTGCTTATCCAAGACCTTGTAATGAACTGCTTAAGGATTTGGCAGTACGCTGACACTCACTCGTGCTACGAGCTGCGGGATCAGGCCTACATGTACACGTTGCATCACTTCGAGGACGTCGTTTTTTCACAGTCTGGAAAATTCCTAGAGCTGACCGTGGAGCAGCTCAGTGACATCCTGGAGAAGGATGAGCTGAACATCAAGGAGGAGAAAACAGCGTTCCAAGCTGTATTCCTGTGGATCAGGTATGATCCCAGCGTCCGAACGCAGCACATAGTGAACCTGCTGCCGAAGGTGAGTGTCATAACACCCGACCAAGACCCTGATGATTGTTCCTACCTTGAGTTTGAATGGAACAGAAACCAGACAGTAGACTAACAGTTAGGGATCCAGTGATAGCtctgaattaatttaattaggTAATGATGGTAATAAACAATACATGCTAATGGGCAGGAAAAATCTCATTATTTTGAGATCTTCTTGTTTAATAATAAgtcttttttgttatataatacGATCTTAATCGTACAACAATTATCTCACAGTCTCCTGTATAAATGAGTCAGATTCCATATTATCCTACAACCTTCCACATTTTTGCTCCACTTTCTAACCAAAAGTTCTGACCTTtcatattgtgttgtctgtgctgtgaggtcAGGTGCGGCTGGCTCTGGTGACTCAGGAATACTTCCtggaaaatataaagaaaaacccggtggtcagcagtgtgtgtgagtgtcaacCCATCATCGCCCACGCCATGAAGGCCATGTACGTCTCCAACACCAGACACTCACATCTGTTTACCCGTCCACGGCTCCCGTATTCCATCTTGTTTGCCATCGGCTTCAGTGAGGAATCTTCTAAGAACATAGTGGAAACGTACGACTCGAGGCTGGACAGCTGGATGTGCATCTCCAGCAGAGAAGAGCAAGTTCGAATGTATCACGGCACAGTGTACTTTGATGGTTTGGTGTATGTTATTGGTGGTTTTGACCTTGTGGAATACTTCAACACCATGTGCACATTCAATCCTTTGGATGGAACGTGGAACGAGGCAGCGCCCATGCACTCGTGCCGCGGCTATGTTAGCGTTACCGTGCTGGACGGATTCATCTATGCCATGGGAGGCTTCGACGGCACCGTGAGTCTTAACACAGCTGAGTGTTATCAACCAAGCACCAACCAGTGTAGCCTCATCCCATCCATGCACGAGCAGCGAAGTGACGCCAGCACTGCCACTTTAAATGGCAAGGTAAGCCTtcaattctcacacacacaaacttcagCACAGTGAAttggggtcagaggtcaggatCATTCCTTATACAGTGCCCTGGTACAAAAAGGGTCAAGGGCCTTTGgctaaaaaattaaattaatctattattaatattatttaatgttccAGTCCCTGATGAGACCTGAAAGCAGAACCTGGAGACACCCAGAAGCTTGAttactttttgtcttttttttttggttcctgtAGATCTACATCTGTGGAGGCTTCAGTGAAAACAAGCATCATTTCACGGCTGAGTGTTTTGACCCTTATTCTAATCAGTGGACCCTGATTGAGCCGATGCACATGCCCAGGAGTGGCCTAGGTGTCATTGCGCTGAACAACCAATTGTTTGCTGTAAGAActgaaaataacacacacacacacacacacacacacacagaaaatttaACCATATGACCTATGTACTGATATAAGGATCGAAATTTTAACAAAAATGACGTCTTAAAATGAGACTATGTggtaaatgtgaaaataattctATGAAAACTTAATTtttgaagaaataaatgaagctCATATCATTGTTTTGTAAGTGACGGGATGGATACATGTTTCTATTCGCACTGTTTATGTTCATTCACACAGAGAAATCTGATGTTTTATAGATCGGAGGTTTCGGTGGATTCAGTCGGATGCAGAGCATCGAGGCCTTTAACCCTCGCACCAACTCCTGGAGGTTTGTTTCCCCCATGCTTAACCCACGCAGCAACTTTGGCATTGAGGTAACGAACCTGGTGTTAATACAAGATTAGACCCAACTCCAAAACCtggagtgaatgaataataatgaataataatccaTCTATTGTCTACCTCTTCACCATATgatcgtcttcttcttctttcaggtGATGGACGGTCACTTGTATGTGATTGGTGGCTGCAATAATAAAGGCACAACCTCCAGATGCGAGTACTACGATGTGTATAAAGATGAGTGGTAAGAGCAGCTTACTGTCACTTCCAGAGATCTGGAGTTATGTAGTTAAGTTTATCCTAGAaacttgtgtgcgtgtgtgtgtatcttgtaATTATTTAGTGTATTAAACTGAACCCCAGGGTAAATGTGATATTATGGTGAtaattaaacacagaaacattGCAAACATGACAAACGTTTGATTTCCTGCAGGTTCCATGTCCAGAATCTGAACATTTCCCGCAGCGCAGTCAGCTGCTGTGTGGTTTCTGGGCTTCCCAACGTCACCGACTACACCACAGAACGTAATGGTTTACTCTAGATGCacagcttttattatttttattatattttattattattatatgtcatggtatttttaattaattgccTATTTTAAGACATAGAGTACAGATTAGGATTTAACCTCTATCtgtcattataaacatttattttattgttttaatcatCTGCGTAATTCACCTGTGTTTATGACACAATAGTCTGTTATCGGAAATCTGTATAAATATTCAGGAATAactccttctttttttatttatttattgcatcttTGGGAGCTcagagtttatatttatatacagaacaAATCAATCATATTACGTATTAAGTATTTAATGTAAGTGTGATGAGTAAAAGGtactaaaagtaaaaaaaatcgatTTCTATAATTGTATAACGTTCATTACGGGAAATGTTACTTTATACCTTTAAAActactcaggtgtgtgtcaatgaatattaaatgttttaaaatgaatatatatgaatataacagtgcattgatttttttggttcttttgcatttcaaaaaataaaaaaaaaatcataatgtgCTGGGTGTtaaaacacaatgtttaatataaaatgtgtcttatatgtatattgagttgttttttt includes these proteins:
- the LOC132849289 gene encoding kelch-like protein 10 — its product is MSEDRKLCGLLNEMRLDGSLCDAVLRVDEVDFKVHKNILSAYSPYFRALFTRWSNLDQSVYNINGVSPEIMDLIIHYMYTQDIQVTTDEVETLLATANYLLIQDLVMNCLRIWQYADTHSCYELRDQAYMYTLHHFEDVVFSQSGKFLELTVEQLSDILEKDELNIKEEKTAFQAVFLWIRYDPSVRTQHIVNLLPKVRLALVTQEYFLENIKKNPVVSSVCECQPIIAHAMKAMYVSNTRHSHLFTRPRLPYSILFAIGFSEESSKNIVETYDSRLDSWMCISSREEQVRMYHGTVYFDGLVYVIGGFDLVEYFNTMCTFNPLDGTWNEAAPMHSCRGYVSVTVLDGFIYAMGGFDGTVSLNTAECYQPSTNQCSLIPSMHEQRSDASTATLNGKIYICGGFSENKHHFTAECFDPYSNQWTLIEPMHMPRSGLGVIALNNQLFAIGGFGGFSRMQSIEAFNPRTNSWRFVSPMLNPRSNFGIEVMDGHLYVIGGCNNKGTTSRCEYYDVYKDEWFHVQNLNISRSAVSCCVVSGLPNVTDYTTERNGLL